The Oncorhynchus clarkii lewisi isolate Uvic-CL-2024 chromosome 29, UVic_Ocla_1.0, whole genome shotgun sequence genome contains a region encoding:
- the LOC139388490 gene encoding nucleolar protein dao-5-like isoform X5 gives MTSKDPSASNSALLYLIYQHLKENGYQKAANVLKKHVTQMEAPEEITSLHDIYTSWTKVSEIGQNPKQEPEVDSTTLKKIKADPSTKEEDVDSKPIDSLPPAPHTPQGATPENEEPVPQDELSSTPVSNGTVETSAPVPAVTPLKPAVSSDSDSESKEEIPLTQGDTVTPKASSAVPTTTPSKHVDGNSESDSENEIHPSQTVVIPSKASAPSKASAPSKTPAIPTAPSKAETSDSEEEVTVKKLASTAALMKPAKAIPAVPVKPSIATPSQATAAPKTPAAGKKTQSSDSDSSDSDSEEEAPKKKPVATPKAKPVAATLVKAEAVKSTPIKKPTNSSDSDSDDTEEEAPVKNPALTPKAAPVKPAKAIPAAPVKPSIVTPSQATVAPKTPAAEKKAQSSDSDSSDSDSEDELTVKKSTQTLKAAPVKPAKAIPAAPVKPSVVTPSQAKAAAKTPAAEKKAQSSDSDSSDSDSEDELTVKKSTQTLKAAPVKPAKAIPAAPVKPSIVTPNQATASPKTPAAEKKAQSSDSDSSDSDSEDELTVKKSTQILKAAPVKPAKAIPAAPVKPSVVTPSQAKAAAKTPAAEKKAQSSDSDSSDSDSEEEAPKTPATVIEAAPSKTSAPSKASAPSKTPATPTAPSKAETSDSDTSDSEEEVTVKKPAQTPKAAPVKTAKASPVKPSEVTPSQAKAAPVKPAKAIPAAPVKPSAVTPSAPKTPAAGKKTQSSDSDSSDSDSEEEAPVKKTTPVSTPSKAKASPKTPAAAAKMETDSSDSSDSEDEAPARQAPAKPTPSPAKTTPKAPAAAKKADSSDSDESDTEEGKPAKKVTATSVAKPSTPVQEEDKDSSDSEDEETPSKPESTPSEKSVTQTQATPPAGKEEGTEEHIPAEVEAVPVIPTTETAAEENSSDDPTDIEGSPPEVPEVDTPPASGPESAKEEEVPESPQKVLKTNTSSEKPKTEDQIVTSTTSEDKGDTPELPSEAPATAAEIRTALEEESEDCVDPVITNSASEDSEPEKVTIETVVETIPTETEEPNTDTPTPGSKRKRSKETTDTTPKKKKMKKKKKGEVEENGQPAVEEDGDESSLDTKGLELTPSDDSKVDTIPASESGSTTLVLSAKSLKKRKRKRVKKRRGAKAERESPEEDEKTDFVQKKKKKKKSKKNTASNLTPPTNNQTKETPKTTAAKRPLPPTPEPEELETPKKKKKKKVAEKGSAVKENTTPGIETKKKKKKATKAENTVKDSAISTPEPSLTPETPKNKKKKNKLTEKKEKMKTAWKTPVKASTGPLPNTEVTKKNKSSKKK, from the exons GAGGAGCCGGTCCCACAGGATGAG TTGTCATCTACTCCAGTCAGTAACGGGACAGTGGAAACATCAGCCCCTGTACCAGCGGTCACCCCTTTAAAACCAGCAGTGAGCTCAGACAGTGACTCTGAGAGCAAGGAGGAGATTCCCCTCACACAG GGAGATACTGTCACCCCAAAGGCCTCTTCAGCTGTCCCTACCACCACGCCCTCAAAACATGTAGACGGGAACAGCGAATCAGACAGTGAGAATGAGATTCATCCATCACAG ACTGTTGTCATTCCCAGTAAGGCCTCAGCTCCCAGTAAAGCCTCAGCTCCCAGTAAGACTCCAGCCATCCCCACAGCTCCCAGTAAAGCAGAGACCTCAGACAGTGAAGAGGAGGTTACTGTCAAG AAACTAGCATCTACGGCTGCTCTTATGAAACCAGCCAAGGCGATCCCAGCAGTCCCAGTAAAGCCCAGTATAGCCACCCCCAGTCAGGCTACAGCTGCTCCCAAGACTCCTGCTGCAGGGAAGAAAACACAGAGCTCTGACAGCGACAGCTCTGACTCAGACAGTGAGGAGGAGGCTCCTAAAAAG AAACCTGTGGCGACACCCAAAGCCAAGCCTGTGGCTGCAACTCTGGTCAAGGCAGAAGCAGTGAAATCCACCCCTATTAAAAAACCAACAAACAGCTCAGACAGTGACAGTGATGACACTGAGGAGGAGGCTCCTGTAAAG AATCCTGCACTGACACCCAAAGCTGCTCCTGTGAAACCAGCCAAGGCGATCCCAGCAGCCCCAGTGAAGCCCAGTATAGTCACCCCCAGTCAGGCTACAGTTGCTCCCAAGACTCCTGCTGCAGAGAAGAAAGCACAGAGCTCTGACAGCGACAGCTCTGACTCAGACAGTGAAGATGAGTTAACTGTAAAG AAATCAACACAGACCCTGAAAGCTGCTCCTGTGAAACCAGCCAAGGCGATCCCAGCAGCCCCAGTGAAGCCCAGTGTAGTCACCCCCAGTCAGGCTAAAGCTGCTGCCAAGACTCCTGCTGCAGAGAAGAAAGCACAGAGCTCTGACAGCGACAGCTCTGACTCAGACAGTGAAGATGAGTTAACTGTAAAG AAATCAACACAGACCCTGAAAGCTGCTCCTGTGAAACCAGCCAAGGCGATCCCAGCAGCCCCAGTGAAGCCCAGTATAGTCACCCCCAATCAGGCTACAGCCTCTCCCAAGACTCCTGCTGCAGAGAAGAAAGCACAGAGCTCTGACAGCGACAGCTCTGACTCAGACAGTGAAGATGAGTTAACTGTAAAG AAATCAACACAGATCCTGAAAGCTGCTCCTGTGAAACCAGCCAAGGCGATCCCAGCAGCCCCAGTGAAGCCCAGTGTAGTCACCCCCAGTCAGGCTAAAGCTGCTGCCAAGACTCCTGCTGCAGAGAAGAAAGCACAGAGCTCTGACAGCGACAGCTCTGACTCAGACAGTGAGGAGGAGGCTCCTAAG ACTCCTGCTACAGTCATAGAGGCAGCTCCCAGTAAGACCTCAGCTCCCAGTAAGGCCTCAGCTCCCagtaagactccagccacccctaCAGCTCCCAGTAAAGCAGAGACCTCAGACAGTGACACCTCAGACAGTGAAGAGGAGGTTACTGTCAAG AAACCTGCACAGACACCCAAAGCTGCTCCTGTGAAAACAGCCAAGGCGAGCCCAGTGAAACCCAGTGAAGTCACCCCGAGTCAGGCTAAAGCTGCTCCTGTGAAACCAGCCAAGGCGATCCCAGCAGCCCCAGTGAAACCCAGTGCAGTCACCCCCAGTGCTCCCAAGACTCCTGCTGCAGGGAAGAAAACACAGAGCTCTGACAGCGACAGCTCTGACTCAGACAGTGAGGAGGAGGCTCCTGTAAAG AAAACCACCCCAGTCTCAACCCCAAGCAAGGCCAAAGCCTCTCCTAAGACCCCAGCAGCAGCTGCTAAGATGGAGACTGACAGCTCAGATTCCTCTGACAGTGAGGATGAGGCTCCAGCCAGGCAGGCCCCTGCCAAGCCCACTCCCAGCCCGGCTAAAACCACACCCAAGGCCCCTGCTGCAGCTAAGAAGGCCGACAGCTCGGACAGTGATGAGTCTGACACTGAGGAGGGCAAGCCAGCTAAA AAGGTCACTGCTACCTCCGTAGCCAAACCTTCAACTCCAGTACAGGAGGAGGACAAAGATTCCTCAGACAGTGAGGATGAAGAAACACCATCG AAACCAGAATCCACACCATCTGAGAAATCTGTCACGCAAACCCAGGCAACACCTCCTGCTGGCAAGGAGGAAGGTACAGAGGAACACATTCCAGCAGAG GTTGAAGCTGTTCCAGTCATACCTACAACTGAAACAGCAGCTGAGGAAAACAGCAGTGATGATCCAACCGATATTGAAGGATCTCCTCCTGAAG TCCCTGAGGTGGACACACCCCCTGCCTCTGGGCCAGAGAGTGCAAAGGAGGAGGAGGTCCCAGAGAGTCCCCAGAAGGTCCTAAAGACGAACACTTCTTCAGAGAAGCCCAAGACAGAGGATCAGATAGTGACCTCTACAACATCAGAGGACAAGGGTGACACCCCTGAACTCCCATCAGAAGCCCCTGCTACGG CTGCTGAGATCAGAACTGCTTTAGAAGAGGAGTCAGAGGACTGTGTTGACCCAGTTATCACCAATTCAGCATCTGAAGACTCGGAG CCTGAAAAAGTGACCATTGAGACAGTTGTTGAGACAATccccacagagacagaggagccaaACACTGATACCCCAACACCTGGAtcaaagaggaagaggagtaAAGAGACAACGGACACAACtcccaagaagaagaagatgaagaagaagaagaagggggaGGTTGAAGAGAATGGGCAGCCTGcagtagaggaggatggggatgAGTCCAGTCTGGACACAAAGGGGTTGGAGCTGACTCCATCAG ACGATTCCAAGGTGGATACCATCCCGGCTTCAGAGTCTGGCTCTACCACTCTTGTTCTGTCAGCAAAGTCACTCAAGAAAAGGAAAAGAAAGAGGGTGAAGAAAAGAAGAGGTGCGAAGGCCGAGAGGGAGTCACCGGAAGAGGACGAAAAAACAGACTtcgtccaaaaaaaaaaaaaaaaaaaaaagagcaagAAAAACACAGCATCCAACCTGACACCACCAACCAACAACCAGACCAAGGAAACTCCAAAGACCACAGCTGCTAAGAGGCCTCTTCCTCCCACCCCTGAGCCGGAGGAGCTAGAGACtcccaaaaagaagaagaagaagaaagtcGCAGAGAAAGGGAGCGCTGTGAAGGAAAATACAACTCCAGGCATTGaaacaaagaagaaaaagaagaaggcTACTAAAGCTGAAAACACTGTGAAAGACTCTGCAATCTCAACTCCTGAACCGAGCCTTACACCAGAGACCCCAAAAAACAAAAAGA AGAAAAACAAGCTGACAGAGAAAAAGGAGAAAATGAAAACTGCATGGAAAACACCGGTAAAAGCCTCAACAGGACCTTTGCCTAACACAGAAGTCACTAAG AAAAATAAGTCCTCCAAAAAGAAATAA
- the LOC139388490 gene encoding nucleolar protein dao-5-like isoform X3 — MTSKDPSASNSALLYLIYQHLKENGYQKAANVLKKHVTQMEAPEEITSLHDIYTSWTKVSEIGQNPKQEPEVDSTTLKKIKADPSTKEEDVDSKPIDSLPPAPHTPQGATPENEEPVPQDELSSTPVSNGTVETSAPVPAVTPLKPAVSSDSDSESKEEIPLTQGDTVTPKASSAVPTTTPSKHVDGNSESDSENEIHPSQTVVIPSKASAPSKASAPSKTPAIPTAPSKAETSDSEEEVTVKKLASTAALMKPAKAIPAVPVKPSIATPSQATAAPKTPAAGKKTQSSDSDSSDSDSEEEAPKKKPVATPKAKPVAATLVKAEAVKSTPIKKPTNSSDSDSDDTEEEAPVKNPALTPKAAPVKPAKAIPAAPVKPSIVTPSQATVAPKTPAAEKKAQSSDSDSSDSDSEDELTVKKSTQTLKAAPVKPAKAIPAAPVKPSVVTPSQAKAAAKTPAAEKKAQSSDSDSSDSDSEDELTVKKSTQTLKAAPVKPAKAIPAAPVKPSIVTPNQATASPKTPAAEKKAQSSDSDSSDSDSEDELTVKKSTQILKAAPVKPAKAIPAAPVKPSVVTPSQAKAAAKTPAAEKKAQSSDSDSSDSDSEEEAPKTPATVIEAAPSKTSAPSKASAPSKTPATPTAPSKAETSDSDTSDSEEEVTVKKPAQTPKAAPVKTAKASPVKPSEVTPSQAKAAPVKPAKAIPAAPVKPSAVTPSAPKTPAAGKKTQSSDSDSSDSDSEEEAPVKQKTTPVSTPSKAKASPKTPAAAAKMETDSSDSSDSEDEAPARQAPAKPTPSPAKTTPKAPAAAKKADSSDSDESDTEEGKPAKKVTATSVAKPSTPVQEEDKDSSDSEDEETPSKPESTPSEKSVTQTQATPPAGKEEGTEEHIPAEVEAVPVIPTTETAAEENSSDDPTDIEGSPPEVPEVDTPPASGPESAKEEEVPESPQKVLKTNTSSEKPKTEDQIVTSTTSEDKGDTPELPSEAPATAAEIRTALEEESEDCVDPVITNSASEDSEPEKVTIETVVETIPTETEEPNTDTPTPGSKRKRSKETTDTTPKKKKMKKKKKGEVEENGQPAVEEDGDESSLDTKGLELTPSDDSKVDTIPASESGSTTLVLSAKSLKKRKRKRVKKRRGAKAERESPEEDEKTDFVQKKKKKKKSKKNTASNLTPPTNNQTKETPKTTAAKRPLPPTPEPEELETPKKKKKKKVAEKGSAVKENTTPGIETKKKKKKATKAENTVKDSAISTPEPSLTPETPKNKKKKNKLTEKKEKMKTAWKTPVKASTGPLPNTEVTKKNKSSKKK, encoded by the exons GAGGAGCCGGTCCCACAGGATGAG TTGTCATCTACTCCAGTCAGTAACGGGACAGTGGAAACATCAGCCCCTGTACCAGCGGTCACCCCTTTAAAACCAGCAGTGAGCTCAGACAGTGACTCTGAGAGCAAGGAGGAGATTCCCCTCACACAG GGAGATACTGTCACCCCAAAGGCCTCTTCAGCTGTCCCTACCACCACGCCCTCAAAACATGTAGACGGGAACAGCGAATCAGACAGTGAGAATGAGATTCATCCATCACAG ACTGTTGTCATTCCCAGTAAGGCCTCAGCTCCCAGTAAAGCCTCAGCTCCCAGTAAGACTCCAGCCATCCCCACAGCTCCCAGTAAAGCAGAGACCTCAGACAGTGAAGAGGAGGTTACTGTCAAG AAACTAGCATCTACGGCTGCTCTTATGAAACCAGCCAAGGCGATCCCAGCAGTCCCAGTAAAGCCCAGTATAGCCACCCCCAGTCAGGCTACAGCTGCTCCCAAGACTCCTGCTGCAGGGAAGAAAACACAGAGCTCTGACAGCGACAGCTCTGACTCAGACAGTGAGGAGGAGGCTCCTAAAAAG AAACCTGTGGCGACACCCAAAGCCAAGCCTGTGGCTGCAACTCTGGTCAAGGCAGAAGCAGTGAAATCCACCCCTATTAAAAAACCAACAAACAGCTCAGACAGTGACAGTGATGACACTGAGGAGGAGGCTCCTGTAAAG AATCCTGCACTGACACCCAAAGCTGCTCCTGTGAAACCAGCCAAGGCGATCCCAGCAGCCCCAGTGAAGCCCAGTATAGTCACCCCCAGTCAGGCTACAGTTGCTCCCAAGACTCCTGCTGCAGAGAAGAAAGCACAGAGCTCTGACAGCGACAGCTCTGACTCAGACAGTGAAGATGAGTTAACTGTAAAG AAATCAACACAGACCCTGAAAGCTGCTCCTGTGAAACCAGCCAAGGCGATCCCAGCAGCCCCAGTGAAGCCCAGTGTAGTCACCCCCAGTCAGGCTAAAGCTGCTGCCAAGACTCCTGCTGCAGAGAAGAAAGCACAGAGCTCTGACAGCGACAGCTCTGACTCAGACAGTGAAGATGAGTTAACTGTAAAG AAATCAACACAGACCCTGAAAGCTGCTCCTGTGAAACCAGCCAAGGCGATCCCAGCAGCCCCAGTGAAGCCCAGTATAGTCACCCCCAATCAGGCTACAGCCTCTCCCAAGACTCCTGCTGCAGAGAAGAAAGCACAGAGCTCTGACAGCGACAGCTCTGACTCAGACAGTGAAGATGAGTTAACTGTAAAG AAATCAACACAGATCCTGAAAGCTGCTCCTGTGAAACCAGCCAAGGCGATCCCAGCAGCCCCAGTGAAGCCCAGTGTAGTCACCCCCAGTCAGGCTAAAGCTGCTGCCAAGACTCCTGCTGCAGAGAAGAAAGCACAGAGCTCTGACAGCGACAGCTCTGACTCAGACAGTGAGGAGGAGGCTCCTAAG ACTCCTGCTACAGTCATAGAGGCAGCTCCCAGTAAGACCTCAGCTCCCAGTAAGGCCTCAGCTCCCagtaagactccagccacccctaCAGCTCCCAGTAAAGCAGAGACCTCAGACAGTGACACCTCAGACAGTGAAGAGGAGGTTACTGTCAAG AAACCTGCACAGACACCCAAAGCTGCTCCTGTGAAAACAGCCAAGGCGAGCCCAGTGAAACCCAGTGAAGTCACCCCGAGTCAGGCTAAAGCTGCTCCTGTGAAACCAGCCAAGGCGATCCCAGCAGCCCCAGTGAAACCCAGTGCAGTCACCCCCAGTGCTCCCAAGACTCCTGCTGCAGGGAAGAAAACACAGAGCTCTGACAGCGACAGCTCTGACTCAGACAGTGAGGAGGAGGCTCCTGTAAAG CAGAAAACCACCCCAGTCTCAACCCCAAGCAAGGCCAAAGCCTCTCCTAAGACCCCAGCAGCAGCTGCTAAGATGGAGACTGACAGCTCAGATTCCTCTGACAGTGAGGATGAGGCTCCAGCCAGGCAGGCCCCTGCCAAGCCCACTCCCAGCCCGGCTAAAACCACACCCAAGGCCCCTGCTGCAGCTAAGAAGGCCGACAGCTCGGACAGTGATGAGTCTGACACTGAGGAGGGCAAGCCAGCTAAA AAGGTCACTGCTACCTCCGTAGCCAAACCTTCAACTCCAGTACAGGAGGAGGACAAAGATTCCTCAGACAGTGAGGATGAAGAAACACCATCG AAACCAGAATCCACACCATCTGAGAAATCTGTCACGCAAACCCAGGCAACACCTCCTGCTGGCAAGGAGGAAGGTACAGAGGAACACATTCCAGCAGAG GTTGAAGCTGTTCCAGTCATACCTACAACTGAAACAGCAGCTGAGGAAAACAGCAGTGATGATCCAACCGATATTGAAGGATCTCCTCCTGAAG TCCCTGAGGTGGACACACCCCCTGCCTCTGGGCCAGAGAGTGCAAAGGAGGAGGAGGTCCCAGAGAGTCCCCAGAAGGTCCTAAAGACGAACACTTCTTCAGAGAAGCCCAAGACAGAGGATCAGATAGTGACCTCTACAACATCAGAGGACAAGGGTGACACCCCTGAACTCCCATCAGAAGCCCCTGCTACGG CTGCTGAGATCAGAACTGCTTTAGAAGAGGAGTCAGAGGACTGTGTTGACCCAGTTATCACCAATTCAGCATCTGAAGACTCGGAG CCTGAAAAAGTGACCATTGAGACAGTTGTTGAGACAATccccacagagacagaggagccaaACACTGATACCCCAACACCTGGAtcaaagaggaagaggagtaAAGAGACAACGGACACAACtcccaagaagaagaagatgaagaagaagaagaagggggaGGTTGAAGAGAATGGGCAGCCTGcagtagaggaggatggggatgAGTCCAGTCTGGACACAAAGGGGTTGGAGCTGACTCCATCAG ACGATTCCAAGGTGGATACCATCCCGGCTTCAGAGTCTGGCTCTACCACTCTTGTTCTGTCAGCAAAGTCACTCAAGAAAAGGAAAAGAAAGAGGGTGAAGAAAAGAAGAGGTGCGAAGGCCGAGAGGGAGTCACCGGAAGAGGACGAAAAAACAGACTtcgtccaaaaaaaaaaaaaaaaaaaaaagagcaagAAAAACACAGCATCCAACCTGACACCACCAACCAACAACCAGACCAAGGAAACTCCAAAGACCACAGCTGCTAAGAGGCCTCTTCCTCCCACCCCTGAGCCGGAGGAGCTAGAGACtcccaaaaagaagaagaagaagaaagtcGCAGAGAAAGGGAGCGCTGTGAAGGAAAATACAACTCCAGGCATTGaaacaaagaagaaaaagaagaaggcTACTAAAGCTGAAAACACTGTGAAAGACTCTGCAATCTCAACTCCTGAACCGAGCCTTACACCAGAGACCCCAAAAAACAAAAAGA AGAAAAACAAGCTGACAGAGAAAAAGGAGAAAATGAAAACTGCATGGAAAACACCGGTAAAAGCCTCAACAGGACCTTTGCCTAACACAGAAGTCACTAAG AAAAATAAGTCCTCCAAAAAGAAATAA